From the Harpia harpyja isolate bHarHar1 chromosome 16, bHarHar1 primary haplotype, whole genome shotgun sequence genome, one window contains:
- the KHDRBS1 gene encoding KH domain-containing, RNA-binding, signal transduction-associated protein 1, protein MQRRDDPSARLGRGPGPGGARQGAPPPRRPPRGGGGRGAAAAAATGAQPPPLLPPSATAAASAAQAPAAAPTPLLPGAAVKMEPENKYLPELMAEKDSLDPSFTHAMQLLTAEIEKIQKGETTKKDEEENYLDLFSHKNMKLKERVLIPVKQYPKFNFVGKILGPQGNTIKRLQEETGAKISVLGKGSMRDKAKEEELRKGGDPKYAHLNMDLHVFIEVFGPPCEAYALMAHAMEEVKKFLVPDMMDDICQEQFLELSYLNGVPEPTRGRGVPVRGRGAAPPPPPPVPRGRGVGPPPPPPPPRGALVRGAPVRGAIARGAAVARGVPPPPAVRGAPAPRARAAGIQRIPLPPPPAPETYEEYGYDDAYADQSYEGYEGYYSQGQGDTEYYDYGHGEAQETYEAYGQDDWNGTRPSLKAPPARPVKGAYREHPYGRY, encoded by the exons ATGCAACGCCGCGACGATCCCTCCGCCCGCTTAGGCCGGGGACCGGGCCCCGGCGGTGCCCGGCAAGGGGCGCCTCCACCACGGCGGCCGCCCCGTGGCGGTGGgggccgcggagccgccgccgccgccgccaccggggcGCAACCTCCGCCGCTTCTGCCGCCCAGCGCCACGGCCGCCGCTTCGGCCGCTcaggcccccgccgccgcccccactCCGCTGCTGCCCGGGGCCGCTGTCAAGATGGAGCCTGAGAACAAGTACCTGCCCGAGCTGATGGCCGAGAAGGACAGCCTCGACCCGTCCTTCACGCACGCCATGCAGCTCCTCACAGCAG AAATTGAAAAAATTCAGAAGGGTGAAACAACAAagaaggatgaggaagaaaactACCTGGATTTATTTTCCCACAAGAATATGAAACTGAAAGAACGAGTTCTGATACCTGTCAAACAGTACCCCAAG ttCAACTTTGTTGGAAAGATTTTGGGACCTCAAGGCAACACCATCAAGAGACTTCAGGAAGAAACTGGTGCTAAGATATCTGTGCTTGGGAAGGGTTCAATGCGAGATAAAGCAAAG GAGGAAGAACTGCGTAAAGGGGGAGATCCTAAATATGCTCATCTAAATATGGATTTGCATGTCTTCATTGAAGTTTTTGGACCCCCTTGTGAAGCGTATGCTCTGATGGCTCACGCCATGGAAGAAGTCAAGAAGTTCCTCGTTCCG GATATGATGGATGATATCTGTCAGGAGCAATTCTTGGAGCTCTCCTATCTGAATGGCGTACCAGAGCCAACTCGTGGCCGAGGAGTTCCTGTGCGGGGAAGGGGAGCAGctccgccaccgcctccacctgTTCCAAG GGGGCGTGGTGTTggtcctccccctcctcctcctcctcctcggggggCCCTTGTGCGAGGAGCCCCGGTTCGGGGTGCCATTGCTAGGGGAGCTGCTGTAGCCCGCGGAgtacctcctcccccagcagtACGGGGTGCTCCTGCACCCAGAGCGCGTGCAGCCGGAATTCAAAGAATaccgcttcctcctcctcccgcacCAGAAACCTATGAGGAATAT GGCTATGATGATGCATATGCAGACCAGAGCTATGAGGGGTATGAAGGCTACTACAGCCAGGGCCAAGG GGACACAGAATACTATGATTATGGACACGGGGAGGCACAGGAAACCTATGAAGCTTATG GGCAAGATGACTGGAACGGAACCAGGCCCTCCCTGAAGGCCCCGCCGGCCAGGCCAGTGAAGGGGGCCTACAGAGAGCACCCATACGGAcgttattaa
- the TMEM39B gene encoding transmembrane protein 39B, which translates to MAGGRRGPNRTSYCRNPLCEPGAAGGSGHSTSSSVTGVRSRTRSGSGTGLSSPPLATQTVVPLRHCKIPELPVERSVLFELQLFFCHLVALFVHYINIYKTVWWYPPSHPPSHTSLNFHLIDFNVLTVTTIVLARRLIGAIVKEASQSGKVSLPRSIFLVITRFAVLTGTGWSLCRSIIHLFRTYSFLNLLFLCYPFGMYIPFLQLNCDFRKTGLFSQVANIGPRETGEVNSRSRDYLTVLKETWKQHTRQMYGIEAMPTHACCLSPDLIRNEVEYLKMDFNWRMKEVLVSSMLSAYYVAFVPVWFVKNTQYYDKRWSCELFLLVSISTSVILMQYLLPARYCDLLHKAAAHLGCWQKVDPALCSNVLQHQWTEECMWPQGVLVKHSKNVYKAVGHYNVAVPSDVSHFRFHFFFSKPLRILNILILLEGAVIFYQLYSLISSEKWHQTISLALILFSNYYAFFKLLRDRLVLGKAYSYSASRDSEPKLN; encoded by the exons ATGGCAGGGGGAAGGCGGGGCCCTAACCGTACGTCCTACTGCCGAAATCCCCTCTGTGAACCTGGGGCCGCTGGCGGCTCCGGCCATTCCACGAGTTCCTCTGTCACGGGTGTGCGCTCACGCACCAG GAGCGGTTCAGGTACAGGCCTTTCCAGCCCACCTTTGGCAACTCAGACAGTCGTCCCCCTCCGGCACTGTAAGATCCCAGAGCTGCCTGTGGAGAGGAGTGTGCTGTTCGAACTTCAGCTCTTCTTCTGTCATCTCGTTGCTCTGTTTGTCCACTATATCAACATCTACAAAACTGTGTGGTGGTACCCACCCTCCCATCCACCTTCGCACACATCCTTG AACTTTCATCTTATCGACTTCAACGTGCTGACAGTGACAACAATCGTCCTGGCACGTCGGCTGATCGGTGCTATTGTGAAGGAG GCTTCACAGAGTGGCAAAGTCTCCCTGCCACGCTCTATTTTCCTGGTCATCACTCGGTTTGCTGTTCTCACTGGCACAGGCTGGAGTTTGTGTCGATCAATAATTCACCTTTTCAGAACCTACTCCTTCCTTAATCTCCTGTTCCTGTGTTACCC GTTTGGCATGTACATTCCCTTCCTTCAACTGAACTGTGACTTTCGGAAGACGGGCCTCTTCTCCCAGGTGGCCAACATTGGTCCCAGAGAGACCGGCGAGGTGAACTCCAGGAGCCGAGACTACCTGACTGTCCTAAAGGAAACCTGGAAGCAGCACACTCGACAGATGTATGGCATAGAAGCCATGCCCACTCACgcctgctgcctctccccagaTCTCATCCGCAATGAGGTGGAATACCTGAAAATGGACTTTAACTGGCGGATGAAAGAGGTGCTGGTGAGCTCCATGCTCAGTGCCTACTACGTGGCCTTCGTGCCTGTCTGGTTTGTGAAG AACACTCAGTACTATGACAAACGCTGGTCGTGTGAGCTCTTCCTTCTGGTTTCCATCAGCACGTCTGTGATCCTGATGCAGTACCTCTTACCTGCGCGCTACTGTGACCTGCTCCATAAAGCTGCAGCGCACCTGGGCTGCTGGCAGAAGGTCGATCCAGCTCTCTGCTCCAACGTGCTGCAGCATCA GTGGACAGAGGAGTGCATGTGGCCACAGGGAGTGTTGGTGAAACACAGCAAGAATGTGTACAAAGCTGTGGGTCATTACAACGTGGCGGTGCCCTCTGACGTCTCGCACTTCCGCTTTCAC TTCTTTTTCAGCAAACCACTGAGAATCCTCAACATCCTGATTCTGCTGGAAGGAGCCGTCATCTTCTACCAGCTTTACTCGCTGATTTCTTCAGAGAAGTGGCACCAGACTATCTCGCTGGCTCTGATCCTCTTCAGTAATTACTACGCCTTCTTCAAGCTGCTGCGTGACCGTCTGGTGCTGGGCAAAGCCTACTCATATTCTGCCAGCAGAGACTCAGAGCCGaagttaaattaa